GCTTTATATTAGAAGAATATACGGAGAAAAAAGAATCAGAGGATTTTCAAATTCTTCCGTTTGGATTGTAAAAGGAGCTGTTAAGACAAGAGATGGAAAGAAGACATAAAAAATACCTTATTATCTCCGGCATAGTATATCTGATTTTATGTTTTACATTTAAATTTGGAATTATTAAAAGTGTCCCTCATCCAAATTATAAAATTGATACCTACCTGTTATTAATTGTTTTAGTTTTTGCGTTTATATTTGGAATCAGAAACAGCATAAGGGCCATCGTGATATGGCTGGGAATCATATTTGAAGACTTTATATATCATTTATATGATGCAATGATATATATCAGATTAATGGAGTTGGCCACCATTGTAACCTTTTTTTATTTATTCCTCGCTACAGTAGCGATCTTCTACGGTTTTAGATCTTTAAATATGAATACGATAGCCACTGATAATTTCTCAAAGATGTATCGTAAAACTGCTATCATCTTCTTTGTTTGCAGTATTATTCTTTTTATATTTGTTAGCATATCTGAAATGGAACGCATTTGGATTATGAAAGGTGAACTGCCAGCAGGAACATTGCCTCTGTTTATAATTAGTTATTTACTAATATTTAGTATTGAAATAGGCGTGATGATTTATGCAATTTCGAAGATTATGAAACGAGAAGTACTTGGATTTGTTTTTGCAGCCTTTCTTTTAGTATGGAGATTCTTTTACTACATATCAATATATACTGGTAGACGCTTGTTCGACTCTGCATTTTATGTAATTCAAAATAAGGTTATTTATAGTAATCCAATACTGTCTTTTATACCTAAATTTTCACTCGCATTTAAGCCATATATACTTGTATTTATGTTTCTCTTCTTACTAATTCCTCTTACTAATTTTTTATTCTATCTTAAAAGGGATCCAAAAATAAAACCATTGAAGAGTAGTGATGTTAATCCTCTTTCAGGAGCAACAAAATGAAATATCATAGAATTATCAGGCAATTTTTTATTCTATTATCAATCAGTGTCCTAATTATTAGTGTGTTTTCTTCAAACACTGTCGCAGACACCAAAAACAATGAAGATGATCAGAAATGGACCATCCATTTCAGTCCGGGGATAAGGTGGGGGACGGATAACCGCACCCTTTACATCCTCGATTTTCTCGTTCCCCTCTACCAGGACGAAAGGAACATCCTCTTTGTAAACGCGAAGTATACCCCCAACGACCTCAACGGCTGGGAGACGAATCTCGGCCTCGGGTATCGACACATCCTCATCGATGAATACCTTCTCCTCGGGATAAACGGCTTTTATGACTGGCGAAAAACACCCTGGGGTACCAGGCATACACAGTGGGGTGTGGGGGCGGAGGTTATGGTAGAACTAGGTATCCTTGAAGACGGCGGCGGCCTGGGACTGACGGGAAGGTTCAACTATTATCAGCCGCTGACCGACGCAATTGTAGAGGTAAGACCAAGAGACAGCGGATCGATTCAATTGAATTTGCTGTCTCAATCCAAGAGCCCGAGGACCTTCCCCACCACATCCCCCGGATTTTTGCCCAGTACCCTTATCATCGGCTCCTTGCCCACGTCCCCGCGGTCGTAGATAAGATCAGGCGTCCCCCCCGTCTCCGACAGGACCTTCGAGACTCCCCAGGCCAGACTCGACCCCTCGGCGTCCTTGACGTCTTCAGGCTCATCGGCCCTGGAGAATGACGCGACGGCAAGGCCCCTATCGTTCGCCTTTTTGATCAGATCTTCCCCGAAGCGGATATTCATGGCCGACCTCAGCCCGGGATCGTATCTCATGGCGGTCAGGATGATGTTCGCGATATGGATCGACGCCCCGAACTCGGGAGACACAGGGACCAGCACGCCGCCGCCCGCTTTAATAATCCTTGCCGGAAACGCCGCAACGTGGTCATGCTTCACTGCGTACGGCAGCGCGTACCCGAGGTTGGACTGCACCTCCGGTATGAGGGGGGCGATGTTTTTTTGCACCAAGGTCCCCGCCCCCCTCTTCAGCTCCTCGATTACCCCGTATCTTTCGCTATCTCTCAAGAACCACGCCATGTGGTTCGTGGGGCCGTGCCCCCTCCCCACATTGAGGGAAAACCGGATGGCGGTGTCGATATAGAGCTCGGCCTGTTTCACGGCGGAAGAAACGTCCATTCCTGATGCCAACCCCGTTGCTATCGCCGCCGAAAAGGTGCAGCCCGTCCCGTGGGTGTTTTTAGTTTCTACCCTCTCTTTCGGAAAAAGAGTAAACTCCGCCCCGTTAAACAGAACGTCCACCGCTTCACCCTCAAGGTGCCCCCCCTTCACCACCACGTTTCTCGCCCCGAGGCCTGCGATTATCTCGGCCGCCCTCTTCATCGAGTCAACGCCCTCTATCTTTATCCCGGACAGCACCTCCGCCTCCGGGATGTTCGGTGTGACGACCATTGCTAAGGGGATCATCTCCTCCGAGACCGCCTTGATCCCGTCCTCGGAGAGGAGCGGATCGCCGCTCTTCGCCACCATGACCGGATCGACCACAAGCCTTTCTATCTTGTACTCCTTCACTTTTTTAACGACCGTGCGCACTACCACCGAGCTTGCAAGCATCCCGGTCTTGGCGCCGTCAGCTCCGATGTCTTTCATCACCGAGTCGAACTGCGCCTCTATGAAATCCAACGGCACGTCGTGTATCGCCTGAACGCCCACGGTGTTCTGGGCCGTAAGCGCACAGATGACGCTCATTCCGTATCCCCCAAGGGCGGTGATCGTCTTGAGGTCGGCCTGGACGCCGGCGCCCCCGCCGGAGTCTGTGCCCGCTATCGTCAATACCTTGACCGGATCATTCATTTTTTTGTTCCCCCTTATTCAGACGCCCCTTGATAAGCTCGGCAACCTTCTCCCCGGAGAGGAGCATACCGCCGAAGAGAGGGCCCATCCGAAACGACCCGAATACCGCGTTGGCGCTCATGCCGGAAACGTACACCCCCGGATACGCCTCCCTGGTGTTTTCGATCGTCTTGGTCTCCGCCACATCGGACCAGAGCGACTTCTCCCCCTCCACGTCTCCCGAGGGGGTGAGAAGCCTCTCCCCCGACTTCCTGCAAATTACGCCCACCACCTCGCAGTCGTGGCCGGTGGCGTCGATGACGAACTTCGCCCTGACGGCAATCGGGTCTACGTGGAGGCCAGCCATGTTGGCGGCGGTCCACAGCACAACGAGTCCCGTAACTCTCCCCTGCCTCACCATCACGTCCTCGACCTCGATCAGGTTGAAGATGCGAAGCCCCGCCTTCATCGACATCGAGATCAGCGTGGACGCGGTCTCGATCGAGTCGGCGGTGTAGTAGCCGGGGGCGAACTCCCTGTACGAGATGCCGAACGTGTCGAGGAGGCGCCTCGCCTCTTCCTGAACGACTATCTCGTTGAACATCATGCCCCCGCCCCAGATGCCTCCCCCGATGGAGAGCTTCTTGTCAAACAGGGCGACCTTTACCCCCTCCCTCGCCAGGAAGTAGCCCGCCGTCAGGCCGGCCGGCCCCCCTCCGACGATGGCGACTTCGAGGTCGAGGTGCTCCGTCAGTTTTTCCATGTAGGTCTTTACAATCGCCCTTGAGATCGTGATTTCGTCAACAGCCATTTTTTCACCCCCGCAAATCGGTTTGTTTTCAACACAAATAAAAAGGCCCTCGGTTTCCCGAAGGCCTGTGATTATAAAATCCGTATCTCCCTTCGCCGGTATTATCCGGATCAGGTTCAAAGGGTATCATCTCAGCCTCTTGGGCACCCCCGGTCTCTTCTATGAGATTTCTTCCTACATATTAACGAGTAAAGCCATACCAGTCAAGGAAAATGTTTTAAAAATGTTCGTTGATTGTAACATGGGCTTCCAACCCTCACCGTAAAAAGATTCAACTCACACCGACCAATATTGCGTCAGTTCCCCCCGGTATCTATTGCCAGACCTTCAGCCCCTCCATCCCCCTCCTCTTCGAGACCAGGCTTACCAGTGGCAGAAGGAGCAGTACGACCGCGACCGCTGTTCCGACGCTAATGCCTATGATCTACAAATCCCGGCCTCGGCAAGCTTCGCCGGGCTCGCCTACAATCTTAGCTCCCCTTCCTCTTTTCCATCTCGATTTTCCTCAGCTCCCTGCGGAGGATCTTACCCACGGCGCTCTTCGGCAGCGCGTCTACAAACTCGATTATCTTGGGAACCTTGTAGGCGGAGAGGTGCTCCTTGCAGAAGCTCGTCACCTCCTCCTCCGTCAACTCCTCACCCTGCTCCAGCACGATGAAGGCCTTGACCGTCTCACCCCTGTATTCGTCCGGGACGCCGATGCAGCACGCCTCTAATATCTTCGGATGGTCGAAGAGGATATTGTCGACCTCCACCGGATAGATGTTGTACCCCCCGGCGATTATCATGTCCTTCTTCCGGTCTACGATGCTCAGGTAGCCGTCCTCGTCGAAAAACCCTATGTCCCCCGTGCAGAACCAGCCGTCCGCCATAGACTCCTTCGTCAATTCCGGCAGATTGTTGTACCCCATCATCATCTGGGGTCCCTTGACGACTATCTCCCCGATCTCCCCCTGGGGAAGCTCCTTCTTGATATTGTCCGGATCCACAATCTTGAAGTCGTTGTCCACCATCGGCACCCCCACGGTGCCCTGCTTTATCTCGCCCCCCCATGGGGTCACCGCAACCACGGAGGTCTCGGTCAGTCCATACACCTCGCATATCGTGGCGCCCGTAAGTCCCTTCATATCCCTTATCGTATCGGCCGCCAGGGGCCCCGCCGCTGAGAAGAAGCCTTTAATAAACGACAGTTCCATTTTCCGAAACTCCGGATCGGAGAGGAGTCCCACGAAAATGGTGGGAACCCCGGGGAGAAAAGTAGGCTTGTTCTTCTTCAAAATGTCGATGATACCCTTCGGCTCCGGTCGGGGAATCATATGCTGCGTCCAACCCTTCCAGGGGATAAAGCACTGGTTTACAATAAACCCCGCTATATGAAATATCGGGTAAGTCCCCACCAAGCTCTCCTCCCCGGGCATAAGGTCGGGAAACCACGCGGCAAACTGCTGAATGCTCGAGCTGATGCCCTTGTGGCTAATCAATATACCCTTGCTCGCGCCGGTGGTGCCGCCGGTATAGATGATGATGGAGAGCTTCTCCCACTCCCCCTTATCTTCGAGGGGCTCGTCGGAATATTTGCCTATGATATCCTTGAACACGACCACCTCCTCGGTAGTCTCCACCTCCTTGTGCATCGCCTTCTTGACGTAGGGAAAGAGCTGCTTCTTCGGAAACGGCAGGTATGAATTGATGTGACAGGCGATGATCTTCTTTATCTTGGTCTTGGGCATGAGGCTCAACATCCTGGGGACGAGAAGCGACATCGTGATCACCATAACGCTCTCAGAATCGTTGAGCTGGTGCTCCAGCTCCCGCTCTGTATAGAGAGGATTGTTCTGAACCGCCACCGCCCCGATCCGTAATATCGCGAAGTTGGCTATCACCGTCTGGGGGAGGTTCGGAAGGCAGAGGGCCACTCTGTCCCCCTTCCCTATCCCCATATCCATTAAGGCCCTGGCGAAACGATTCACTAGGCGGTCGAGCTCACTGTAGGTGATCTTTTTCCCCATATAGTTCAGAGCCACGTTATCGGGGAATTTTTCGGCGGACCTCCTCAATGCCTCGGACACTGTAACCTTCTCGTATTCGAGGGTCTTTTTCACCCCCGGAGCATACGACTTATGCCATAATCTTTCCTTCATCCTCTCCTCCTTAATAAAATATAATGATTTTCTTTTCAAAATTACCTTATGCTTCGATCGATCCCAAATCCAGCTTATCTTAAAACGCACAAAATCTTCATGCGCCGCTAAAACCCGTCCCCGTACGGAGAACGGAAAAGTAATTTGTACTGAGATTTTAACAAAAATCGGGGACTAATTGCCAGAAGATTTTTGCATAGATGACAGAATTGTAATTAAGAGCTATTTGCAAAAAAACGAGCGACAAAGATGTTGACGTTATATTCTTTCCTCTGTATAATATTTTGGTATAAATTTTTCAAAAAAAAACGGAGAGACACATGACCGAAGCCGCGACCGAAGGGATGAAGCGGGTCTTCAAGAAGCCGGAGAGCCTCTCGGACAAGCCGTTCCACTTCTGCCCGGGCTGCAATCACGGGATAATACACCGCCTCTGCGGGGAGGCGTTGGATCAATACAACCTCGTCCCGAAGACGATAGGGGTGGCGTCCGTCGGCTGCAGCGTCTTCCTCTACGACTACTTCAGGATCGACGTCGTCGAGGCGCCCCACGGGAGGGCGCCGGCGGTGGCTACAGGCGTAAAGAGGGCGATGCCGGACCACTTCGTCTTTACATACCAGGGGGACGGAGACCTGGCGTCCATCGGGATGAGCGAGATCGTCCACTGCGCGAACCGCGGGGAGCCGATAACCGTGATATTCGTAAACAACACGGTATACGGCATGACCGGCGGGCAGATGGCCCCCACCACCATGCTGGGGCAGAAGACCACGACCTCCCCCTACGGGAGGGAATACGAGCAGGACGGTTACCCTGTCAGGATGGCCGAGATGCTCGCCACCCTCGAGGGCTCGGCCTACGTGGCGAGGGTCGCGGTAAACAACCCGAAGAGGGTCATAAGCGCCAAGAAGGCCATCAAGAAGGCCTTCCAGATGCAGATCGACAACATAGGGTTCTCCTTCGTGGAGGTGCTCTCCACCTGCCCCACGAACTGGAGGATGACACCCAAGGAGGCCGCCGTCAGGGTCGACGAGGAGCTCATTCCCTATTTCCCCCTTGGAGTCTTCAAGGAGCGCACCATGTCTGACCAGGGGGCTATTTAAAAAGCCGCATTGACTGACGGGATTTGACAGCCACGAGAGGCATGTTTCCTTGTTTGTTTGTATTGGGGAAATTTATTCAGTTAATGTGAAAGACAAAAGAATGTATTACGATACGATAATGGCCGGTTTCGGCGGACAGGGGATAATGCTGATAGGAAACCTCCTCGCCTACGCCGCAATGAACGAAAACAAGAACGTGACCTACATGCCGGCCTATGGAGTCGAGATGAGGGGCGGCACCGCAAACTGCACCGTGGTCATCTCAGACAACCCCGTGGGTTCCCCCATCATAGGCCACCCAAAGAGCGCCATCGTAATGAACAAGCCGAGCCTGACGAGGTTCGGCCCGAACGTCGTGGAGGGGGGGCTGCTTTTGATCAACTCGTCTCTCATAAGCGAGGAGGTGGACGCAAGGCCCGACCTGAAACAGATCAAGGTCCCCGCAAACGAGAAGGCGGGGGAGCTCGGAAACGACAAGATGGCCAACATGGTGATATTCGGAGCTTTCCTTCAGCTGACAAATATAGTAAAGCCGGATACGGTATTTGAGGCCTTCAAGAAGGTTTTGGACGAGAGGTACCACAAGCTGATACCGAAGAACGTCGAGATGATCAAGGCGGGGATGAAGTTCGCCGAGGAGTATAACGGCGGCTGATCGACAAGGGCCGCCGGGCAAAAGAGGGCCGTTCGTTTATACTATTGGTGATTGCTCACAAAAAGTAAACTTTTTGTATCGTTACCTTGGGAAGCGGAAAACCGGAATATCCTGTCATTCCCGTGAAAACGGGAATCCAGTGAATATCTTTCCCCCGCATACGCGGGGACAGGCTGGATTCCCAATCGAGTTGAGAATGATAGTATAGCTTCCCAATCGAGTTGGGAATGACAGAATAAAAAGGAATTTGAGAAAAATAAGATACCTCTATCAAAGGAGGCGGAAATGACCGAGGACCTAAAGGTTGGTGAAAAAATAAAGCTGCTTCGGGAGAAGATGAACCTCTCCCTGTCCGATCTGGCCGACAGATCCGGCTTTTCAACGGCAATAATATCCCAAATAGAAAACCATATGATCTCTCCGCCACTGGGCACGATTATCAAGCTCTCCAAGGCCCTCGAAGTTCAACCCGGCTACTTCTTCAAGGAGAAGCCGACATCCCCGTACGTGATTGTGAGAGAGGACGACAGGAAAGAGGTC
The nucleotide sequence above comes from Candidatus Zymogenus saltonus. Encoded proteins:
- a CDS encoding inverse autotransporter beta domain-containing protein — its product is MFSSNTVADTKNNEDDQKWTIHFSPGIRWGTDNRTLYILDFLVPLYQDERNILFVNAKYTPNDLNGWETNLGLGYRHILIDEYLLLGINGFYDWRKTPWGTRHTQWGVGAEVMVELGILEDGGGLGLTGRFNYYQPLTDAIVEVRPRDSGSIQLNLLSQSKSPRTFPTTSPGFLPSTLIIGSLPTSPRS
- the thiD gene encoding bifunctional hydroxymethylpyrimidine kinase/phosphomethylpyrimidine kinase; the protein is MNDPVKVLTIAGTDSGGGAGVQADLKTITALGGYGMSVICALTAQNTVGVQAIHDVPLDFIEAQFDSVMKDIGADGAKTGMLASSVVVRTVVKKVKEYKIERLVVDPVMVAKSGDPLLSEDGIKAVSEEMIPLAMVVTPNIPEAEVLSGIKIEGVDSMKRAAEIIAGLGARNVVVKGGHLEGEAVDVLFNGAEFTLFPKERVETKNTHGTGCTFSAAIATGLASGMDVSSAVKQAELYIDTAIRFSLNVGRGHGPTNHMAWFLRDSERYGVIEELKRGAGTLVQKNIAPLIPEVQSNLGYALPYAVKHDHVAAFPARIIKAGGGVLVPVSPEFGASIHIANIILTAMRYDPGLRSAMNIRFGEDLIKKANDRGLAVASFSRADEPEDVKDAEGSSLAWGVSKVLSETGGTPDLIYDRGDVGKEPMIRVLGKNPGDVVGKVLGLLD
- a CDS encoding thiazole biosynthesis protein: MAVDEITISRAIVKTYMEKLTEHLDLEVAIVGGGPAGLTAGYFLAREGVKVALFDKKLSIGGGIWGGGMMFNEIVVQEEARRLLDTFGISYREFAPGYYTADSIETASTLISMSMKAGLRIFNLIEVEDVMVRQGRVTGLVVLWTAANMAGLHVDPIAVRAKFVIDATGHDCEVVGVICRKSGERLLTPSGDVEGEKSLWSDVAETKTIENTREAYPGVYVSGMSANAVFGSFRMGPLFGGMLLSGEKVAELIKGRLNKGEQKNE
- a CDS encoding long-chain fatty acid--CoA ligase, translated to MKERLWHKSYAPGVKKTLEYEKVTVSEALRRSAEKFPDNVALNYMGKKITYSELDRLVNRFARALMDMGIGKGDRVALCLPNLPQTVIANFAILRIGAVAVQNNPLYTERELEHQLNDSESVMVITMSLLVPRMLSLMPKTKIKKIIACHINSYLPFPKKQLFPYVKKAMHKEVETTEEVVVFKDIIGKYSDEPLEDKGEWEKLSIIIYTGGTTGASKGILISHKGISSSIQQFAAWFPDLMPGEESLVGTYPIFHIAGFIVNQCFIPWKGWTQHMIPRPEPKGIIDILKKNKPTFLPGVPTIFVGLLSDPEFRKMELSFIKGFFSAAGPLAADTIRDMKGLTGATICEVYGLTETSVVAVTPWGGEIKQGTVGVPMVDNDFKIVDPDNIKKELPQGEIGEIVVKGPQMMMGYNNLPELTKESMADGWFCTGDIGFFDEDGYLSIVDRKKDMIIAGGYNIYPVEVDNILFDHPKILEACCIGVPDEYRGETVKAFIVLEQGEELTEEEVTSFCKEHLSAYKVPKIIEFVDALPKSAVGKILRRELRKIEMEKRKGS
- a CDS encoding 2-oxoglutarate oxidoreductase; its protein translation is MKRVFKKPESLSDKPFHFCPGCNHGIIHRLCGEALDQYNLVPKTIGVASVGCSVFLYDYFRIDVVEAPHGRAPAVATGVKRAMPDHFVFTYQGDGDLASIGMSEIVHCANRGEPITVIFVNNTVYGMTGGQMAPTTMLGQKTTTSPYGREYEQDGYPVRMAEMLATLEGSAYVARVAVNNPKRVISAKKAIKKAFQMQIDNIGFSFVEVLSTCPTNWRMTPKEAAVRVDEELIPYFPLGVFKERTMSDQGAI
- a CDS encoding 2-oxoacid:acceptor oxidoreductase family protein; the protein is MYYDTIMAGFGGQGIMLIGNLLAYAAMNENKNVTYMPAYGVEMRGGTANCTVVISDNPVGSPIIGHPKSAIVMNKPSLTRFGPNVVEGGLLLINSSLISEEVDARPDLKQIKVPANEKAGELGNDKMANMVIFGAFLQLTNIVKPDTVFEAFKKVLDERYHKLIPKNVEMIKAGMKFAEEYNGG